One Halostella limicola genomic window carries:
- a CDS encoding LVIVD repeat-containing protein: MDAPRSSALRRDVLKASGAALALPTVGRVTAAQEDGYAPLGSAELPGAKELVVSDDGRTAYVALTDGYATVDLSTPSSPEPMAVERNLVPEGETDPLRQIYDVKQDGDRLIVAGPANGTGRGTSGFFAVDVSDPSDPAVDGFYPTDFAIHNCFLRDGYAYLTGNDGRGNPVVVVDVESRSEVARWSPLSRDEAWGKVPAGRRTLHDLYVQDDRAYLVYWDAGTWILDVSDPADPGYVTRFGDYSLEDLLESSPRAAGMEPPGNAHYVQPSDDGSVVAVGGESWDVGDSGSGGPSGIHLWDLSDPASPERVSTIDPEPAATNSYGGDTWTTSHNFDFAGDRLYASWYNAGVKLYDVSDPANPEELAWWLRPDETSFWTACRGVAGEFFVASSLGPSLRETDQAGVFTFPDESGEQADRPSLTEASSSGTTAATETDATTAAPEDGNGSDGGGGSDGDGDSDGGGMPGFGVGAALAGLGLGLRRYGRD; encoded by the coding sequence ATGGACGCTCCCCGCAGTTCGGCCCTCCGTCGAGACGTGCTCAAAGCGAGCGGCGCGGCGCTGGCCCTCCCCACCGTCGGCCGCGTCACGGCGGCGCAGGAGGACGGGTACGCGCCGCTCGGGTCCGCGGAACTCCCGGGCGCGAAGGAACTCGTCGTAAGCGACGACGGGCGGACGGCCTACGTCGCGCTGACCGACGGGTACGCGACCGTCGACCTCTCGACGCCCTCGTCGCCGGAGCCGATGGCGGTCGAGCGGAACCTCGTCCCGGAGGGGGAGACGGACCCGCTCCGGCAGATCTACGACGTGAAGCAGGACGGCGACCGCCTGATCGTTGCCGGGCCAGCGAACGGCACCGGCCGGGGAACGAGCGGCTTCTTCGCCGTCGACGTGAGCGATCCGAGCGACCCCGCCGTCGACGGGTTCTACCCGACCGACTTCGCCATCCACAACTGCTTTCTCCGCGATGGCTACGCCTACCTGACCGGCAACGACGGCCGGGGGAACCCGGTGGTCGTCGTCGACGTCGAGTCGCGGTCGGAGGTCGCCCGCTGGTCGCCGCTCTCGCGCGACGAGGCGTGGGGCAAGGTCCCGGCCGGCCGACGGACGCTCCACGACCTCTACGTGCAGGACGACCGGGCGTACCTGGTCTACTGGGACGCCGGAACGTGGATCCTCGACGTCTCCGACCCGGCGGACCCGGGCTACGTCACGCGCTTCGGCGACTACTCGTTGGAGGACCTGCTCGAATCCTCGCCGCGGGCCGCCGGCATGGAGCCGCCGGGCAACGCCCACTACGTCCAGCCGTCCGACGACGGGAGCGTGGTCGCCGTCGGCGGGGAGTCCTGGGACGTCGGCGACAGCGGCTCCGGCGGCCCCAGCGGCATCCACCTCTGGGACCTGTCTGACCCCGCCTCGCCCGAGCGGGTCTCCACCATCGACCCGGAGCCGGCGGCGACGAACTCCTACGGCGGCGACACGTGGACGACCTCGCACAACTTCGACTTCGCCGGCGACCGGCTCTACGCCTCCTGGTACAACGCCGGCGTGAAGCTGTACGACGTGAGCGATCCCGCGAACCCCGAGGAGCTCGCCTGGTGGCTGCGGCCCGACGAGACGAGCTTCTGGACCGCCTGTCGGGGCGTCGCAGGCGAATTCTTCGTCGCCAGCAGCCTCGGCCCTTCCCTGCGCGAGACGGACCAGGCGGGCGTGTTCACGTTCCCCGACGAATCGGGCGAGCAGGCGGACCGTCCGTCGCTGACCGAGGCGTCGTCGAGCGGGACGACCGCCGCGACCGAGACCGACGCGACGACCGCCGCCCCCGAGGACGGTAACGGGAGCGACGGGGGCGGCGGCAGCGACGGGGACGGCGACAGCGACGGCGGCGGGATGCCCGGGTTCGGCGTCGGCGCTGCGCTCGCGGGCCTCGGCCTCGGCCTGCGTCGATACGGGCGGGACTGA
- a CDS encoding ROK family protein — protein MANYAGVDLGATNIRAAVADDEGTILGTHRRSTPRGPTGIAVTEAVLSSLREACATAGVDPTSIRAAGIGSIGPLDLAEGAIDGPANLPDSVERIPLTGPVGNLIDGDEVFLHNDTIAGVIGERFHSDRNPDDMAYVTISSGIGAGVAVDGNVLSGWDGNAGEVGHMIVDPRGRRTCGCGHDGHWEAYCSGNNIPEYAEMLYEDAGDVDTALDFEDPEFSAVDVFEHAGADEFADHVVDQLAHWNTVGVTNLVQAYAPIVIYIGGAVALNNEELVVDPIRERIQDTVFNNVPDVQLTNLGDDVVLQGAVASALTGGTGDRSRMRR, from the coding sequence ATGGCCAACTACGCGGGCGTCGACCTGGGCGCGACGAACATCCGAGCGGCCGTCGCCGACGACGAGGGAACGATCCTCGGAACGCACCGACGGAGCACGCCACGCGGGCCGACGGGGATCGCGGTCACGGAGGCCGTCCTCTCGTCGCTCCGCGAGGCGTGTGCGACGGCCGGCGTCGATCCCACGAGCATCCGCGCTGCGGGGATCGGTTCGATCGGGCCGCTCGACCTCGCCGAAGGGGCGATCGACGGGCCGGCGAACCTCCCGGACAGCGTCGAGCGCATCCCGCTCACCGGGCCGGTGGGCAACCTGATCGACGGCGACGAGGTGTTCCTCCACAACGACACCATCGCCGGCGTCATCGGCGAGCGGTTCCACAGCGACCGCAACCCCGACGACATGGCGTACGTCACCATCTCCAGCGGCATCGGCGCGGGCGTCGCCGTCGACGGCAACGTCCTCTCGGGCTGGGACGGCAACGCCGGCGAGGTCGGCCACATGATCGTCGACCCGCGGGGCCGGCGCACCTGCGGGTGCGGCCACGACGGCCACTGGGAGGCGTACTGCTCGGGGAACAACATCCCGGAGTACGCCGAGATGCTGTACGAGGACGCGGGCGACGTCGACACCGCGCTCGACTTCGAGGATCCGGAGTTCTCCGCCGTCGACGTGTTCGAGCACGCCGGCGCGGACGAGTTCGCCGACCACGTCGTCGACCAGCTCGCCCACTGGAACACGGTCGGCGTCACGAACCTCGTCCAGGCGTACGCCCCCATCGTCATCTACATCGGCGGGGCCGTCGCGCTGAACAACGAGGAGCTCGTCGTCGACCCGATCCGCGAGCGCATCCAGGACACCGTCTTCAACAACGTCCCCGACGTCCAGCTGACGAACCTGGGCGACGACGTCGTGCTTCAGGGGGCGGTCGCGAGCGCGTTGACCGGCGGGACGGGCGATCGGTCGCGAATGCGTCGGTGA
- a CDS encoding TIGR00266 family protein — MDHDIRHRPSFALLDVSLDRDESVVAEAGAMVSHGAGVEVTTDRGSGSLLQSVKRSVLGGESFFRNTFTASERTSVTLAPPLPGDIVHRELRDETLYVQSGSYLAADPAMDLDAKFGGSRAFFGGEGLFLLSLSGSGDAFLSSYGAVEPVSLSIGEEYVVDTGHVVAFEENVSFGVRRVGGLKSTLFSGEGLVCEFEGPGTVWVQSRSQDAFVRWLVPQLPHDSEDIDGV; from the coding sequence ATGGACCACGATATCCGCCACAGGCCGTCGTTCGCGCTCCTCGACGTCTCGCTCGACCGGGACGAGTCAGTCGTCGCCGAAGCGGGGGCGATGGTGTCGCACGGCGCGGGCGTCGAGGTGACTACGGACCGGGGCAGCGGAAGTCTCCTCCAGTCCGTCAAGCGCTCCGTGCTCGGCGGCGAGTCCTTCTTCCGGAACACGTTCACCGCGTCCGAGCGGACCTCGGTGACGCTTGCCCCGCCGCTGCCCGGCGATATCGTCCACCGGGAACTCCGCGACGAGACGCTGTACGTCCAGTCGGGCTCGTACCTCGCGGCGGACCCGGCGATGGACCTGGACGCGAAGTTCGGGGGGTCGCGGGCCTTCTTCGGCGGCGAGGGCCTGTTCCTGCTGTCGCTCTCGGGCTCCGGCGACGCCTTCCTGTCGAGCTACGGGGCCGTCGAGCCGGTGTCGCTGTCGATCGGCGAGGAGTACGTCGTCGACACCGGCCACGTCGTCGCCTTCGAGGAGAACGTCTCGTTCGGCGTTCGGCGGGTCGGCGGCCTGAAGTCGACGCTGTTCAGCGGCGAGGGACTAGTCTGCGAGTTCGAGGGGCCCGGCACCGTCTGGGTGCAGTCGCGCAGTCAGGACGCGTTCGTCCGGTGGCTCGTCCCGCAACTGCCGCACGACAGCGAGGATATCGACGGAGTGTAG
- a CDS encoding universal stress protein: MAIETILLAVGAKDEDRAERLANAVIDVAGPTGAKVVLAHVFTQDEYDTVLDQLDFDRTASEVTVDEVTNRHATIREIGKLLDGAAVQYETRGAVGEHGETIVNLAKEVNADRVVVGGRRRSPTGKAVFGSVAQEVMLSSPCPVTFVRDEA; the protein is encoded by the coding sequence ATGGCCATCGAGACGATTCTCCTCGCAGTAGGAGCGAAAGACGAAGACAGAGCGGAGCGGCTGGCGAACGCGGTCATCGACGTCGCCGGCCCGACCGGCGCGAAGGTCGTCCTGGCGCACGTGTTCACCCAGGACGAGTACGACACGGTGCTCGACCAACTGGACTTCGACCGGACGGCGAGCGAGGTGACGGTCGACGAGGTCACCAACCGCCACGCGACGATCCGGGAGATCGGGAAACTGCTGGACGGCGCGGCCGTTCAGTACGAGACGCGCGGCGCTGTCGGCGAGCACGGCGAGACGATCGTGAACCTGGCGAAGGAGGTCAACGCCGACCGCGTCGTCGTCGGCGGTCGCCGCCGCTCGCCGACCGGCAAGGCCGTCTTCGGGAGCGTCGCGCAGGAAGTGATGCTCTCCTCGCCGTGTCCGGTCACGTTCGTCCGCGACGAGGCCTAG
- a CDS encoding SDR family NAD(P)-dependent oxidoreductase, giving the protein MLDPDLSDRVVLVTGSAKGVGRELLYAAAERGASVAVHYRTSEDAAEEVAATALDRGAPAVTTAQGDVTDPDGVDRIFDAVESDLGTVDALVNNVGAFAPVHWEEMDFETWNTVLETNLNGTYLCSKRALPAMRDQGWGRIVNVGYASSEKGLVSPKNAPYFIAKAGVLMFTRMLANDTQDDGITVNAVSPYVVENSDEFPDDLPRGRPAAFEDVAQAALFFLDEDSGYVSGENVEVDGGWLPETV; this is encoded by the coding sequence ATGCTCGACCCGGACCTCTCCGACCGCGTCGTCCTCGTGACCGGCAGCGCGAAAGGCGTCGGCAGGGAACTGCTCTACGCGGCCGCCGAGCGGGGCGCGAGCGTCGCCGTCCACTACCGCACCAGCGAGGACGCGGCCGAGGAGGTCGCCGCGACGGCCCTGGACCGCGGCGCGCCGGCGGTCACGACCGCACAGGGCGACGTGACCGATCCCGACGGCGTGGACCGGATCTTCGACGCCGTGGAGTCCGACCTCGGGACGGTCGACGCGCTGGTCAACAACGTGGGCGCGTTCGCCCCCGTCCACTGGGAGGAGATGGACTTCGAGACGTGGAACACCGTGCTGGAGACGAACCTCAACGGCACGTACCTCTGCTCGAAGCGCGCGCTCCCCGCGATGCGCGATCAGGGGTGGGGCCGCATCGTCAACGTCGGCTACGCCAGCAGCGAGAAGGGCCTCGTCTCGCCGAAGAACGCGCCGTACTTCATCGCGAAGGCGGGCGTGCTGATGTTCACGCGGATGCTCGCCAACGACACGCAGGACGACGGGATCACCGTCAACGCCGTCTCGCCGTACGTCGTGGAGAACTCCGACGAGTTCCCCGACGACCTCCCCCGCGGCCGCCCCGCCGCGTTCGAGGACGTCGCGCAGGCCGCCCTCTTCTTCCTCGACGAGGACAGCGGCTATGTCAGCGGCGAGAACGTGGAGGTCGACGGCGGGTGGCTGCCGGAGACGGTGTAG
- a CDS encoding LURP-one-related/scramblase family protein has product MSDARDYDISGIDLSDDRYVVEQSLVRNKYKALDAAGNTVLKGKQKMLKMKEEFPFTGANGDEVFTVKAGGIIDVAGNYVLSDARTGEDLVILDNDYSLFQDTWKIRDARTEAKIAEINSRGALVTLARHYVPFGGWIPHKYEITDLDGNHVGNISGQFSLRDRYEITIDDASTVPKEPVIAAAMVIDAIQGN; this is encoded by the coding sequence ATGAGCGACGCTCGCGATTACGACATCTCCGGCATCGATCTCTCCGACGACAGGTACGTCGTCGAGCAGTCGCTGGTCCGGAACAAGTACAAGGCGCTCGACGCGGCGGGCAACACCGTCCTCAAGGGGAAACAGAAGATGCTGAAGATGAAAGAGGAGTTCCCCTTCACCGGCGCGAACGGCGACGAGGTGTTCACCGTGAAGGCCGGCGGGATCATCGACGTCGCGGGCAACTACGTCCTCTCCGACGCCCGGACCGGCGAGGACCTGGTCATCCTCGACAACGACTACTCCCTGTTCCAGGACACCTGGAAGATCCGGGACGCCAGAACCGAGGCGAAGATCGCGGAGATCAACTCCCGCGGCGCGCTCGTGACGCTGGCCCGCCACTACGTCCCGTTCGGCGGCTGGATCCCTCACAAGTACGAGATCACGGACCTCGACGGCAACCACGTCGGCAACATCTCGGGGCAGTTCTCGCTGCGCGACCGGTACGAGATCACCATCGACGACGCCAGCACGGTCCCGAAGGAACCCGTGATCGCGGCCGCGATGGTCATCGACGCGATCCAGGGCAACTAA
- the uvrA gene encoding excinuclease ABC subunit UvrA, protein MSKDYIEVRGAEENNLKDLDIEIPREKFNVVTGLSGSGKSSLAFETIYAEGQRRYIESLSAYARNFLGQMDKPQVETVEGLSPAISIDQKNAANNPRSTVGTVTELHDYLRLLYARVGTPHCPECGREVGEQSAQQMVTRLLELPEGTRAKLAAPVVRDQKGAFEDRFDELVSEGYSRVEVDGESYDLTMDRPDLDENYDHTIDVVVDRVKVSPEARSRIADSVETALEEADGVLKVILPDPPEDTELGGTKARSTGDLAGDEDDRLVVEFSEDLACTHCGIDLPEIETRSFSFNSPHGACPECEGIGETKEVSEDLVVQDTSKPLKDVFEAWSYNRSYYRTRIDAVADHFGVSVTTPFEELDEDVQQAFLYGTSDEVLFKRQTSNGTRRKTKRFEGVIPNLERRHVETDSDSTRDHIEDYMTVTECPACEGTRLKPASRAVLVDGTSITEVNQMSIGDALDHFEGMEEGMSDRDLTIAEEILKEIRARLGFMTEVGLEYLTLNREAATLSGGESQRIRLATQIGSGLVGVLYVLDEPSIGLHQRDNDRLLNTLEELRDLGNTLLVVEHDEETMRRADNVVDMGPGPGKRGGEVVAQGTTDEIMECDGSITGDYLAGRKQIPVPENRRESQGTLTIRGARQHNLRDLDVDIPVGCFTAITGVSGSGKSTLMHEILYKGLAREMNDNTSVDPGDYDAIEGIDEIETVRLIDQSPIGRTPRSNPATYTNVFDYIRELFAETKLAKQRGYEKGRFSFNVKGGRCEECGGQGTVKIEMNFLSDVYVPCEECDGARYNDETLDVTYKGKTIADVLEMSVEEAYDFFEADTRLSRRLQLLKDVGLDYMKLGQPSTTLSGGEAQRIKLAEELGKKQTGDTLYLLDEPTTGLHSADERKLIDVLQRLVDNGNTVVVVEHELDLVKNADNIVDLGPEGGENGGDVVATGTPEEVARNDDSHTGRYLRDLLPDVDLEGPRGERKQPVKAASDD, encoded by the coding sequence ATGAGTAAGGATTACATCGAGGTGCGAGGGGCCGAGGAGAACAACCTCAAGGACCTCGACATCGAAATCCCCCGCGAGAAGTTCAACGTCGTCACCGGCCTGTCTGGGTCGGGGAAGTCCTCCCTGGCCTTCGAGACGATCTACGCCGAGGGACAGCGCCGCTACATCGAGTCGCTGTCCGCCTACGCCCGGAACTTCCTCGGGCAGATGGACAAGCCGCAGGTGGAGACGGTCGAGGGGCTCTCGCCCGCCATCTCCATCGACCAGAAGAACGCCGCGAACAACCCCCGATCGACCGTCGGCACGGTCACCGAACTCCACGACTACCTCCGCCTGCTGTACGCCCGCGTCGGCACGCCGCACTGTCCCGAGTGCGGCCGCGAGGTCGGCGAGCAGAGCGCCCAGCAGATGGTGACCCGCCTGCTCGAACTCCCAGAGGGGACGCGCGCGAAGCTCGCCGCGCCGGTCGTCCGCGACCAGAAGGGCGCGTTCGAGGACCGGTTCGACGAACTCGTGAGCGAGGGGTACAGCCGCGTCGAGGTCGACGGCGAGTCCTACGACCTGACGATGGACCGCCCTGACCTGGACGAGAACTACGACCACACGATCGACGTCGTCGTCGACCGCGTGAAGGTCTCCCCCGAGGCGCGCTCCCGCATCGCGGACAGCGTCGAGACCGCGCTAGAGGAGGCCGACGGAGTCCTGAAGGTCATCCTGCCCGACCCGCCCGAAGACACCGAACTCGGCGGGACCAAAGCCCGGTCGACGGGCGACCTCGCCGGCGACGAGGACGACCGCCTCGTCGTCGAGTTCTCCGAGGACCTGGCCTGCACGCACTGCGGCATCGACCTCCCCGAGATCGAGACGCGCTCGTTCTCGTTCAACAGCCCGCACGGGGCCTGCCCCGAGTGCGAGGGGATCGGCGAGACGAAGGAGGTCTCCGAGGACCTCGTCGTCCAGGACACCTCAAAGCCGCTGAAGGACGTGTTCGAGGCCTGGAGCTACAACCGCTCGTACTACCGCACCCGGATCGACGCCGTCGCGGACCACTTCGGCGTCAGCGTGACCACGCCGTTCGAGGAGCTAGACGAGGACGTGCAACAGGCGTTCCTCTACGGCACCAGCGACGAGGTGCTGTTCAAGCGCCAGACGAGCAACGGTACGCGGCGCAAGACCAAGCGCTTCGAGGGCGTCATCCCGAACCTCGAACGCCGCCACGTCGAGACGGACAGCGACAGCACGCGCGACCACATCGAGGACTACATGACCGTCACGGAGTGCCCTGCCTGCGAGGGCACCCGCCTCAAGCCCGCCTCCCGGGCCGTCCTCGTCGACGGGACCTCGATCACGGAGGTCAACCAGATGAGCATCGGCGACGCCCTCGACCACTTCGAGGGGATGGAGGAGGGCATGTCCGACCGCGACCTGACCATCGCCGAGGAGATCCTCAAGGAGATCCGCGCCCGGCTCGGCTTCATGACCGAGGTCGGGCTGGAGTACCTGACGCTGAACCGCGAGGCCGCCACGCTGTCCGGCGGCGAGAGCCAGCGCATCCGCCTCGCGACCCAGATCGGGTCGGGGCTCGTCGGCGTCCTCTACGTGCTCGACGAGCCCTCGATCGGCCTGCACCAGCGCGACAACGACCGCCTGCTGAACACCCTGGAGGAGCTTCGCGACCTCGGTAACACCCTGCTCGTCGTCGAGCACGACGAGGAGACGATGCGTCGCGCCGACAACGTCGTCGACATGGGCCCCGGCCCCGGCAAGCGCGGCGGCGAGGTCGTCGCGCAGGGCACCACCGACGAGATCATGGAGTGCGATGGCTCCATCACCGGCGACTACCTCGCCGGTCGCAAGCAGATCCCCGTGCCCGAGAACCGACGCGAGTCCCAGGGGACGCTCACCATCCGCGGTGCGCGCCAGCACAACCTCCGGGACCTCGACGTCGACATTCCGGTCGGCTGTTTCACCGCCATCACCGGCGTCTCCGGCTCCGGCAAGTCGACGCTGATGCACGAGATCCTCTACAAGGGCCTCGCTCGGGAGATGAACGACAACACCAGCGTCGACCCCGGCGACTACGACGCCATCGAGGGGATCGACGAGATAGAGACGGTGCGGCTCATCGACCAGAGCCCGATCGGCCGCACGCCGCGGTCGAACCCGGCGACGTACACGAACGTCTTCGACTACATCCGCGAGCTGTTCGCGGAGACGAAACTCGCCAAGCAGCGCGGTTACGAGAAGGGTCGCTTCTCGTTCAACGTGAAAGGCGGCCGCTGCGAGGAGTGCGGCGGGCAGGGCACCGTCAAGATCGAGATGAACTTCCTCTCGGACGTGTACGTCCCCTGCGAGGAGTGCGACGGCGCGCGCTACAACGACGAGACCCTCGACGTGACGTACAAGGGCAAGACCATCGCGGACGTACTGGAGATGAGCGTCGAGGAGGCGTACGACTTCTTCGAGGCCGACACCCGCCTCTCGCGGCGGCTCCAGCTCCTGAAGGACGTCGGGCTCGACTACATGAAACTCGGTCAGCCCTCGACGACGCTGTCCGGCGGCGAGGCCCAGCGCATCAAGCTCGCCGAGGAACTCGGCAAGAAACAGACCGGCGACACGCTGTACCTGCTCGACGAGCCGACCACTGGCCTGCACTCCGCCGACGAGCGGAAGCTCATCGACGTGCTCCAGCGCCTCGTCGACAACGGCAACACGGTCGTCGTGGTCGAACACGAGCTCGACCTCGTGAAGAACGCCGACAACATCGTCGACCTCGGTCCCGAGGGCGGCGAGAACGGCGGC